In a genomic window of Oncorhynchus kisutch isolate 150728-3 linkage group LG9, Okis_V2, whole genome shotgun sequence:
- the LOC109880999 gene encoding probable palmitoyltransferase ZDHHC21: MKLRLHFVMDPMGWFCISMVFAIWLYNSFFVPKLVLLPHFYEGNIPWALVVSYYFASALCMAALFRASTADPGRLPPDPQIPHSEREQWEMCTKCNTRRPKRSHHCSRCGHCVRRMDHHCPWINNCVGEDNHWLFLQLCFYTQVLSLFTLALDFCQFYYFQPLTSLDQEAFMARHELALIRVSAIMGLVMIGGMSSLFYTQMAGILTDTTTIEKMSHFSKEIVGSGGGSKKSWQRTLAEVFGTTWKILWFIPLRSRQPLTFPHHFRSHV; this comes from the exons ATGAAGCTTCGGCTGCACTTTGTGATGGACCCCATGGGCTGGTTCTGCATCAGTATGGTTTTCGCCATCTGGCTCTACAACTCCTTCTTCGTCCCCAAATTGGTGCTACTGCCCCATTTCTATGAGGGGAATATCCCTTGGGCCTTGGTTGTCA GTTACTACTTTGCATCAGCCCTCTGTATGGCTGCACTTTTTAGAGCTTCTACAGCCGATCCTGGCCGACTCCCACCCGACCCCCAAATCCCTCACTCAG AGCGAGAACAGTGGGAAATGTGTACCAAGTGCAACACGAGGAGACCAAAAAGGTCCCACCACTGCAGTCGTTGTGGCCATTGTGTACGTAGAATGGACCACCACTGTCCATG GATCAATAATTGTGTAGGGGAGGACAACCACTGGCTCTTCTTGCAACTCTGTTTTTACACACAAGTCCTCAGTTTGTTCACCCTGGCTCTAGACTTCTGCCAGTTCTATTACTTCCAGCCCTTGACCTCATTGGACCAG GAGGCATTCATGGCACGTCATGAGCTCGCCCTGATACGAGTGTCTGCGATCATGGGTCTGGTGATGATCGGAGGCATGAGCAGCCTCTTCTATACTCAGATGGCTGGCATCCTGACA GACACCACCACCATTGAGAAAATGTCTCACTTCTCAAAGGAAAT AGTCGGGTCTGGTGGTGGGTCAAAGAAATCCTGGCAGCGGACTCTGGCCGAGGTGTTTGGCACTACCTGGAAAATCCTGTGGTTCATCCCGTTGAGGAGCAGGCAACCACTGACCTTTCCCCACCACTTCCGCAGTCATGTGTAG